The following are encoded together in the Malaya genurostris strain Urasoe2022 chromosome 3, Malgen_1.1, whole genome shotgun sequence genome:
- the LOC131433661 gene encoding uncharacterized protein LOC131433661 — translation MNTPVSHRRPQTVFRRNYRPKVVKTQHDLSSLLITPDFAPELPIVNNESTLRTPGDKPKLLFSALDRTGWSHRVEYAVNEIIRDQSECQKDKSVQGDINRMFEATMSTVVLIASGDSNVSEEHLLWSEAFLRGIRDSYGNHPPNVRKMLGFIKHLQDSLSKRNEITRNGDSGDVSELLVRTYRDHMPANVTLTKVPPPTTV, via the coding sequence ATGAATACACCCGTAAGtcatcgacgaccgcaaacggTTTTCCGAAGAAACTATCGCCCGAAGGTAGTGAAAACACAACACGATCTTTCCTCTCTGCTGATCACCCCGGACTTCGCTCCAGAGCTGCCCATTGTCAACAATGAGTCTACATTGCGAACGCCCGGAGACAAACCAAAGCTCCTGTTCTCGGCCCTGGACCGTACCGGTTGGAGCCATCGAGTGGAATACGCGGTAAATGAGATTATTCGTGATCAAAGCGAATGCCAGAAGGACAAATCAGTTCAGGGTGATATCAACCGGATGTTCGAGGCCACTATGAGCACGGTGGTCCTGATCGCATCCGGTGATAGCAACGTTTCCGAAGAACATCTACTCTGGAGCGAAGCATTCTTGCGAGGAATTCGTGATAGCTACGGAAACCATCCACCAAACGTGCGCAAAATGCTTGGGTTTATAAAACACTTACAAGATTCGCTTTCCAAGCGAAATGAAATCACCAGGAATGGTGACAGCGGTGATGTGAGTGAGCTATTGGTTCGCACTTACCGCGATCATATGCCCGCCAACGTGACATTAACAAAGGTCCCACCACCGACGACAGTATGA
- the LOC131433660 gene encoding 6-phosphofructo-2-kinase/fructose-2,6-bisphosphatase isoform X4: protein MAADDKTSDTMKSLGWKFLNKETFGNGERANYVNSPHVIAMVGLPARGKTYISKKLSRYLNWIGINTKVFNLGEYRRHATDAYRSHEFFRPDNEAAMAIRQHCAEMALEDVGQWLENGGEVAVFDATNSTRERRHMIKEIIVHKMGYKLFFVESVCDDPQIIEQNIMEVKVSSPDYRNMNMEEALSDFRLRIEHYQERYEPLDEEIEKELSYMKIYNTGEKVVVHKHEGHIQSRIVYYLMNIHITPRTIYLTRHGESEHNLKGLIGGDSNLSERGRKYAQSLSKYISEQHIEGLRVWTSWLKRTIQTVSDVNAPQERWKALNEIDAGICEEMTYEDIQKNHPEEFKARDQNKFAYRYPRGESYEDLVVRLEPVMMELERQGNVLVVSHQAVLRCVLAYFLDKTADELPYLKVPLHTIIKLTPVAYGCKVEHIQLPIDAVDTHRAKPEISDDSFGSDISFGGDQSPLSSRNGTCSR, encoded by the exons ATGGCGGCTGATGATAAAACCAGTGATACTATGAAATCGCTCGGGTGGAAATTTCTCAACAAGGAGACTTTCGGCAATG GTGAACGGGCCAACTATGTAAACAGTCCGCATGTCATCGCGATGGTAGGGTTGCCAGCGAGAGGCAAAACGTATATTTCCAAGAAACTGTCCCGCTACCTGAACTGGATCGGAATCAATACGAAGGTGTTCAACCTGGGCGAATACCGGAGGCACGCGACCGATGCCTACCGAAGTCACGAGTTCTTCCGACCGGACAACGAAGCCGCAATGGCTATCCGTCAGCACTGCGCCGAAATGGCCTTGGAAGATGTTGGCCAGTGGCTGGAGAATGGAGGCGAAGTTGCG GTCTTCGATGCTACAAATTCTACCCGCGAACGACGCCACATGATCAAGGAAATTATTGTGCACAAAATGGGCTACAAGCTTTTCTTCGTGGAATCCGTTTGTGACGACCCTCAAATCATCGAGCAGAATATAATG GAAGTGAAGGTAAGCAGCCCGGATTATCGAAACATGAACATGGAGGAAGCGCTGTCCGATTTTCGGCTGCGGATCGAACATTATCAGGAACGCTACGAGCCGCTTGACGAAGAAATCGAAAAGGAACTGTCGTACATGAAAATCTACAACACCGGCGAGAAAGTAGTCGTTCACAAACACGAAGGACACATCCAGTCCCGAATTGTTTACTACCTGATGAATATTCACATCACTCCAAGGACAATTTATCTGACGCGG CACGGTGAAAGTGAACATAACCTCAAGGGTTTGATTGGAGGTGACTCCAATCTGAGCGAGCGAGGACGGAAGTATGCTCAGTCTCTGTCCAAGTACATCTCAGAACAACACATCGAAGGACTCCGAGTATGGACCTCGTGGTTGAAGCGCACCATTCAAACCGTAAGCGACGTCAACGCCCCACAGGAACGTTGGAAGGCACTCAACGAAATCGATGCT GGAATCTGTGAAGAAATGACTTACGAGGATATTCAAAAAAATCATCCGGAAGAATTCAAAGCACGCGACCAGAATAAATTTGCTTATCGTTATCCACGCGGCGAAAGTTATGAAGATCTGGTCGTTCGTCTGGAGCCGGTCATGATGGAACTGGAACGGCAGGGCAACGTGCTGGTCGTGTCCCATCAGGCCGTACTGCGTTGTGTATTGGCATATTTTCTTGACAAAACGGCAG ATGAACTTCCTTACCTGAAAGTACCCCTGCATACCATCATCAAGCTGACCCCGGTAGCTTACGGCTGCAAAGTGGAACACATCCAGTTACCGATTGACGCGGTGGACACACATCGGGCTAAGCCAGAG ATATCAGACGATTCATTCGGTAGCGACATTAGTTTCGGCGGCGATCAGTCTCCCCTTTCATCACGTAACGGTACTTGTTCACGATAA
- the LOC131433660 gene encoding 6-phosphofructo-2-kinase/fructose-2,6-bisphosphatase isoform X5: protein MLEERHSQNGERANYVNSPHVIAMVGLPARGKTYISKKLSRYLNWIGINTKVFNLGEYRRHATDAYRSHEFFRPDNEAAMAIRQHCAEMALEDVGQWLENGGEVAVFDATNSTRERRHMIKEIIVHKMGYKLFFVESVCDDPQIIEQNIMEVKVSSPDYRNMNMEEALSDFRLRIEHYQERYEPLDEEIEKELSYMKIYNTGEKVVVHKHEGHIQSRIVYYLMNIHITPRTIYLTRHGESEHNLKGLIGGDSNLSERGRKYAQSLSKYISEQHIEGLRVWTSWLKRTIQTVSDVNAPQERWKALNEIDAGICEEMTYEDIQKNHPEEFKARDQNKFAYRYPRGESYEDLVVRLEPVMMELERQGNVLVVSHQAVLRCVLAYFLDKTADELPYLKVPLHTIIKLTPVAYGCKVEHIQLPIDAVDTHRAKPEISDDSFGSDISFGGDQSPLSSRNGTCSR, encoded by the exons ATGCTGGAAGAGAGACATTCGCAAAATG GTGAACGGGCCAACTATGTAAACAGTCCGCATGTCATCGCGATGGTAGGGTTGCCAGCGAGAGGCAAAACGTATATTTCCAAGAAACTGTCCCGCTACCTGAACTGGATCGGAATCAATACGAAGGTGTTCAACCTGGGCGAATACCGGAGGCACGCGACCGATGCCTACCGAAGTCACGAGTTCTTCCGACCGGACAACGAAGCCGCAATGGCTATCCGTCAGCACTGCGCCGAAATGGCCTTGGAAGATGTTGGCCAGTGGCTGGAGAATGGAGGCGAAGTTGCG GTCTTCGATGCTACAAATTCTACCCGCGAACGACGCCACATGATCAAGGAAATTATTGTGCACAAAATGGGCTACAAGCTTTTCTTCGTGGAATCCGTTTGTGACGACCCTCAAATCATCGAGCAGAATATAATG GAAGTGAAGGTAAGCAGCCCGGATTATCGAAACATGAACATGGAGGAAGCGCTGTCCGATTTTCGGCTGCGGATCGAACATTATCAGGAACGCTACGAGCCGCTTGACGAAGAAATCGAAAAGGAACTGTCGTACATGAAAATCTACAACACCGGCGAGAAAGTAGTCGTTCACAAACACGAAGGACACATCCAGTCCCGAATTGTTTACTACCTGATGAATATTCACATCACTCCAAGGACAATTTATCTGACGCGG CACGGTGAAAGTGAACATAACCTCAAGGGTTTGATTGGAGGTGACTCCAATCTGAGCGAGCGAGGACGGAAGTATGCTCAGTCTCTGTCCAAGTACATCTCAGAACAACACATCGAAGGACTCCGAGTATGGACCTCGTGGTTGAAGCGCACCATTCAAACCGTAAGCGACGTCAACGCCCCACAGGAACGTTGGAAGGCACTCAACGAAATCGATGCT GGAATCTGTGAAGAAATGACTTACGAGGATATTCAAAAAAATCATCCGGAAGAATTCAAAGCACGCGACCAGAATAAATTTGCTTATCGTTATCCACGCGGCGAAAGTTATGAAGATCTGGTCGTTCGTCTGGAGCCGGTCATGATGGAACTGGAACGGCAGGGCAACGTGCTGGTCGTGTCCCATCAGGCCGTACTGCGTTGTGTATTGGCATATTTTCTTGACAAAACGGCAG ATGAACTTCCTTACCTGAAAGTACCCCTGCATACCATCATCAAGCTGACCCCGGTAGCTTACGGCTGCAAAGTGGAACACATCCAGTTACCGATTGACGCGGTGGACACACATCGGGCTAAGCCAGAG ATATCAGACGATTCATTCGGTAGCGACATTAGTTTCGGCGGCGATCAGTCTCCCCTTTCATCACGTAACGGTACTTGTTCACGATAA